Proteins encoded together in one Pyramidobacter piscolens W5455 window:
- a CDS encoding adenosylcobalamin-dependent ribonucleoside-diphosphate reductase: MYKSMKERFRDSLDMGLLENPLVPRQSENARWLLEQRYFADRYDPETGGLRKERSFEEFARRVSRIVCTAESLYRGADEIEWIRRLEKNLFADLVEGRFIFNSPCLFASGAGMTRVPELAELIYRSPDEMELADYRRLYDGKTDNQQLFACFVIDIPDSIEGIFDSVRAAAVISKYGGGVGGNFGRLRERGADIKGGTGGKASGPVSFMETWNTMGCVVVQGGRRRAALMGMLPDDHPDIEQFMDAKTEEGKLSYFNISVCVSDELVGAAREKRPFALRSRANGKVVRTVSGDELWNKLCQNAWRRGDPGVFFIDRANDDNLLKLSGDFDIESTNPCGEQPLPTYTSCNLGSVNLVKFVRPDETGRQSFDMEGFMDQVYRSIYYLDLVIDATSYPLQRIGERTKRIRPVGLGLMGLADAAILSGDVYGSESFKSFCDSLGAHMAGAALMATVDAVAHMGKEPFSESFAVARLFEEEHRAHGGELFARQWIDEMDLNSYREFIARMRTHGQVPYTLLNTLEILPDVLGDEALPELKRLMTALLEGKLRNSRRLSIAPTGSISMIFDSSAGIEPNFAWRWSRKVMKSDGDGWEVREYFHPLITQKEADELRGSGVISDPRYVTAYDISPEQHVDVTGIFARYVDSGISKTVNLSSSATVDDVRKVYETCYDMGCKGITIYRDGSRDNQPIETKKESESKSEAPATVTRAEAEEKPSAEESSQPAGLERAAEEHEHVPYSSKVKQRSTPIVFGKTIKDRTPWGSLWVTLNYDGNEPFEVFASLGKSGSELKAMTEAISRVISIGLRSGCHLEDFIGTLRGISGKEYWMFDCDDDEMVRSIPDAVALLLQKLIEQRSGAAAKGAGEPRSELICPECGAPMEMVAGCAYCFSCGYSPCK, encoded by the coding sequence ATGTATAAATCGATGAAGGAGCGCTTTCGGGATTCGCTGGATATGGGGTTGCTTGAAAATCCTCTGGTGCCGCGCCAGTCGGAGAACGCGCGCTGGCTTCTGGAGCAGCGCTATTTCGCCGACCGTTACGACCCGGAGACGGGCGGGCTGCGCAAGGAGCGCAGTTTCGAGGAATTCGCGCGCCGCGTCTCGCGCATCGTTTGCACGGCCGAGAGCCTGTACCGCGGGGCCGACGAGATCGAATGGATCCGCCGGCTGGAAAAAAATCTTTTTGCCGATCTCGTGGAGGGACGCTTCATCTTCAACTCGCCCTGCCTTTTCGCTTCCGGCGCGGGCATGACTCGCGTGCCGGAACTGGCGGAGCTGATCTACCGCTCGCCCGACGAGATGGAGCTGGCGGACTACCGCCGCCTTTACGACGGCAAGACGGACAACCAGCAGCTCTTCGCGTGTTTCGTGATCGACATTCCCGACAGCATCGAGGGCATCTTCGACTCGGTGCGCGCCGCCGCCGTGATCAGCAAGTACGGCGGCGGCGTGGGCGGTAACTTCGGCCGTCTGCGCGAACGCGGCGCCGATATCAAGGGCGGCACCGGCGGCAAGGCGTCCGGTCCCGTCTCGTTCATGGAGACGTGGAACACCATGGGCTGCGTCGTGGTGCAGGGCGGCCGCCGCCGCGCCGCGCTGATGGGGATGCTCCCCGACGACCATCCCGACATCGAACAGTTCATGGACGCCAAGACGGAGGAGGGCAAGCTGTCGTACTTCAACATTTCCGTCTGCGTTTCCGACGAGCTGGTCGGCGCCGCGCGCGAGAAGCGCCCCTTCGCGCTTCGTTCCCGCGCCAACGGCAAGGTCGTGCGCACGGTCTCCGGCGACGAACTTTGGAACAAACTGTGCCAGAACGCCTGGCGTCGCGGCGATCCCGGCGTTTTCTTCATCGACCGCGCCAACGACGACAATCTGCTCAAGCTGTCGGGGGATTTCGACATCGAATCAACCAACCCCTGCGGCGAGCAGCCGCTGCCGACGTACACGAGCTGCAATCTCGGCTCCGTCAATTTGGTCAAATTTGTCCGTCCCGACGAGACGGGACGCCAAAGCTTCGACATGGAAGGTTTCATGGATCAGGTGTACCGGTCCATCTACTATCTCGACCTCGTCATCGACGCCACCAGCTACCCGCTGCAGCGCATCGGCGAGCGCACCAAGCGCATCCGTCCCGTGGGGCTGGGGTTGATGGGGCTGGCCGACGCGGCGATTCTGAGCGGCGACGTCTACGGCTCCGAATCGTTCAAGAGTTTCTGCGATTCGCTGGGCGCGCACATGGCCGGCGCGGCGCTGATGGCGACGGTCGATGCGGTCGCGCACATGGGCAAAGAACCTTTTTCCGAGAGTTTCGCCGTGGCGAGACTGTTCGAAGAAGAGCACCGCGCCCACGGCGGCGAGCTCTTCGCGCGCCAATGGATCGACGAAATGGATTTGAATTCCTATCGCGAGTTCATCGCCCGGATGCGGACGCACGGTCAAGTGCCCTACACGCTGCTGAACACGCTGGAAATTTTGCCGGACGTGCTCGGCGACGAGGCGCTGCCCGAGCTGAAGCGTCTGATGACGGCGCTGCTGGAAGGAAAGCTGCGCAACAGCCGACGCCTTTCCATCGCGCCGACCGGCTCGATCTCGATGATCTTCGACAGCTCGGCGGGCATTGAGCCGAACTTTGCCTGGCGCTGGAGCCGCAAGGTGATGAAGTCCGACGGCGACGGCTGGGAAGTGCGCGAGTACTTCCACCCGCTGATCACGCAAAAGGAAGCGGACGAGCTGCGCGGTTCGGGCGTCATTTCCGATCCGCGCTACGTGACGGCGTACGACATTTCACCGGAGCAGCACGTGGACGTGACAGGCATCTTCGCGCGCTACGTGGACAGCGGCATCAGCAAGACCGTCAACCTGTCTTCGTCGGCCACCGTGGACGACGTGCGCAAGGTGTACGAGACTTGCTACGACATGGGCTGCAAGGGTATCACGATCTACCGCGACGGCTCGCGCGACAACCAGCCCATCGAGACGAAGAAGGAAAGCGAATCCAAGAGCGAAGCGCCGGCCACGGTGACGCGGGCCGAAGCTGAGGAAAAACCGAGCGCCGAGGAGTCGTCACAGCCGGCGGGGCTGGAACGCGCCGCCGAGGAGCACGAACACGTTCCTTACAGCAGCAAGGTGAAGCAGCGCTCCACGCCGATCGTCTTCGGCAAGACGATCAAGGACCGCACGCCCTGGGGCAGTCTCTGGGTGACGCTGAACTACGACGGCAACGAGCCGTTCGAAGTGTTCGCCTCGCTGGGCAAGAGCGGCTCGGAGCTGAAAGCCATGACCGAAGCGATCTCGCGAGTGATCTCCATCGGCCTGCGCTCGGGCTGCCATTTGGAGGATTTTATCGGCACGCTGCGCGGCATATCCGGCAAGGAATACTGGATGTTCGACTGCGACGACGATGAAATGGTGCGCTCGATCCCCGACGCCGTGGCGCTGCTGCTGCAGAAACTGATCGAACAACGGAGCGGCGCGGCGGCGAAAGGCGCGGGCGAGCCGCGCAGCGAGCTGATCTGTCCCGAATGCGGCGCGCCGATGGAAATGGTGGCCGGCTGCGCGTATTGTTTCAGCTGCGGCTATTCCCCCTGCAAATAA
- a CDS encoding thioredoxin domain-containing protein, which yields MNRRSVNPFARRMGEGSVGWRQWNAETLRRAASLDRPLCLCVINNGSRWSHMMKANFEEPEIIGMLNNDFIPVLADSDDVPHLALAARAMAQIMLGHAGWPLFIFMTPEKKPIFACSYLPKQSEIPESPGLLEVLRRIKWLWLMKRPQIDEASASYGAQLEEALSPYTAPLEEGLEARAAGQLLAEMDLQNGGWGTAPKFPQAPKLLLCSYLGRKSEKLRVHFDRSLAALFREGLYDHLDAGFHDYCCDQKWQIPYLGKHLAQNAAVLDVFVEALRKAPNPVYREVVEGSIVLLRRTLSEENGLLCSGDDVRDMSAIDRYYLWSKDEIDGLLHEGSDAFCRVYGVTSEGNYSDPLTQKKTGGNVLRLSAMPESDEHALELWEKTESARRILRECRSRRKVPEKEARISVKANACFAAVLAQASGVLGRKEYQEQAEEIMKSLSAAAVSRDELCHTLYDGVRDGEGGLEDYASFIWASLKLYQASGSASWLGAAETWSARADELFGACGAMRLVREGTLEILPAWDAGDDFLPSGNGMMANNLLELYRATADERWLTRAQSIVDAFGGALNEYPAACASLTLGALKLENLLRRKNGL from the coding sequence ATGAATCGGAGAAGCGTCAATCCTTTTGCAAGACGAATGGGAGAAGGCTCCGTCGGCTGGCGGCAGTGGAACGCGGAAACTCTTCGGCGCGCCGCGTCTCTTGACCGTCCGCTCTGCCTGTGTGTGATCAACAACGGCAGCCGCTGGAGCCACATGATGAAGGCCAATTTCGAGGAACCAGAGATCATCGGAATGCTCAACAACGACTTCATTCCCGTGCTGGCCGACAGCGACGACGTGCCTCATCTCGCGCTGGCCGCCCGCGCCATGGCGCAGATCATGCTTGGCCACGCCGGCTGGCCGCTGTTCATCTTCATGACGCCGGAGAAAAAACCGATCTTCGCCTGCTCGTACCTGCCCAAGCAAAGCGAGATCCCCGAAAGTCCCGGATTGCTCGAGGTCCTGCGGCGCATCAAGTGGCTGTGGCTGATGAAGCGGCCGCAGATCGACGAAGCGTCCGCCAGTTACGGGGCTCAGCTCGAAGAAGCGCTTTCGCCGTATACGGCGCCGCTCGAAGAGGGGCTTGAGGCGCGGGCCGCCGGGCAACTGCTCGCGGAAATGGACCTCCAAAACGGCGGCTGGGGGACGGCCCCGAAATTTCCCCAGGCCCCGAAACTGCTTTTGTGTTCCTATCTCGGGCGGAAAAGCGAAAAGCTCCGCGTCCATTTTGACCGCTCCCTGGCGGCGCTGTTCAGGGAGGGGCTGTACGACCATCTCGATGCCGGCTTTCATGATTACTGTTGCGACCAGAAATGGCAAATTCCTTATCTGGGGAAGCATCTTGCCCAGAACGCGGCCGTTCTGGACGTATTTGTCGAGGCGCTGAGGAAAGCCCCCAATCCCGTCTACCGTGAAGTCGTCGAGGGAAGCATCGTTCTGCTGAGGCGCACCTTGAGCGAAGAAAACGGGCTGCTGTGTTCCGGGGACGACGTCCGCGACATGAGCGCCATCGATCGCTACTATTTGTGGAGCAAAGACGAAATCGACGGGCTTCTTCACGAAGGCTCGGACGCCTTCTGCCGCGTCTATGGGGTCACTTCCGAAGGAAATTACAGCGATCCGCTGACACAGAAAAAGACCGGCGGAAATGTTTTGCGTCTCTCTGCAATGCCTGAAAGCGATGAACATGCTCTCGAGCTTTGGGAAAAGACCGAAAGCGCGCGGAGAATCCTGAGGGAATGCCGTTCGCGCCGGAAGGTTCCGGAAAAGGAAGCGCGCATTTCGGTGAAAGCCAACGCTTGTTTCGCGGCCGTGCTTGCGCAAGCCTCCGGCGTCTTGGGACGGAAAGAGTATCAGGAGCAGGCCGAGGAGATCATGAAGAGTCTGTCAGCCGCGGCGGTTTCACGGGACGAGCTCTGCCATACGCTTTACGACGGCGTTCGCGACGGCGAAGGCGGACTGGAAGACTATGCGTCTTTTATATGGGCAAGTCTGAAGCTGTATCAGGCATCGGGCTCCGCGTCATGGCTTGGGGCCGCCGAAACGTGGAGCGCGAGGGCCGATGAACTTTTCGGGGCTTGCGGGGCAATGCGCCTTGTCCGGGAGGGAACTCTCGAGATCCTACCGGCGTGGGATGCCGGCGACGATTTTTTGCCCTCGGGAAACGGCATGATGGCGAACAATCTGCTCGAGCTGTATCGCGCCACCGCAGACGAACGATGGCTGACGCGCGCGCAGAGTATCGTCGATGCTTTTGGCGGAGCGCTCAACGAATATCCGGCGGCATGCGCCTCGCTCACGCTGGGGGCTTTGAAGCTGGAGAATCTGCTCCGGAGAAAAAACGGCCTATAA
- a CDS encoding TAXI family TRAP transporter solute-binding subunit, translating into MKKILALCVVLSALWGSAAGADTPAQLKFMAGPPGGNWFALGGELADLWSKEVMPTTSVTGGAVANIINAHMRKGDLGFSNTSMIAVAQKGTDLGTFKTKSDNAKLLANLYTQYTYFIARKDFAEKNGIKTVDDLVNKKLAFRFATLKTGTGSEFVVKNVFESGFGIDYRKAFKEWGGTVEYASYSGGADLIADNHLDVFAFSVGKVAAIVMQIESTTDVVLLGMSQEALDKVGEAIGTVTFLIDPGIYKSVPASAEPVKVVGDYTSIVVRGDLDDQVVYDLCKSMYNNVEMLAKGVKDIAELDPKTAVPAKGLESHPGAVKFWNEASGKIQ; encoded by the coding sequence ATGAAGAAAATATTGGCGTTGTGTGTCGTTCTTTCCGCACTTTGGGGGAGCGCTGCCGGGGCTGACACGCCGGCGCAGCTCAAATTTATGGCGGGACCTCCGGGCGGCAACTGGTTCGCTCTGGGAGGAGAGCTGGCCGATCTCTGGAGCAAGGAAGTCATGCCCACCACCAGCGTCACGGGCGGCGCGGTCGCCAACATCATCAACGCGCACATGAGAAAGGGCGATCTCGGCTTCTCCAACACTTCCATGATTGCCGTGGCTCAGAAGGGCACCGACCTCGGCACGTTCAAAACGAAAAGCGACAACGCCAAGCTCCTTGCCAACCTGTACACTCAATACACCTACTTCATCGCCCGCAAGGACTTTGCCGAGAAGAACGGCATCAAGACCGTCGACGATCTGGTCAACAAGAAGCTCGCCTTCCGTTTTGCCACGCTGAAGACGGGCACGGGATCCGAATTCGTCGTCAAGAACGTTTTCGAGTCTGGATTCGGCATCGACTACCGCAAAGCGTTCAAAGAATGGGGCGGCACGGTCGAGTACGCCTCCTATTCGGGCGGCGCGGATCTGATCGCGGACAATCACCTTGACGTGTTCGCCTTCTCCGTCGGCAAAGTCGCCGCGATCGTCATGCAGATCGAAAGCACCACCGACGTCGTCCTGCTCGGTATGAGCCAGGAAGCGCTGGACAAAGTGGGTGAAGCGATCGGCACCGTCACCTTCCTGATCGACCCCGGCATTTACAAGTCCGTTCCCGCCAGCGCCGAGCCCGTCAAAGTCGTCGGCGACTACACAAGTATCGTGGTGCGCGGCGATCTCGACGATCAGGTCGTTTACGATCTCTGCAAATCCATGTACAACAACGTGGAAATGCTGGCCAAGGGCGTGAAGGATATCGCCGAGCTCGATCCCAAGACGGCCGTTCCCGCCAAGGGGCTCGAGTCTCATCCCGGCGCCGTGAAGTTCTGGAACGAGGCCAGCGGCAAAATCCAATAA
- a CDS encoding TRAP transporter permease produces the protein MTKRKLDGIVAKGLWLYVLTMGIFHLYTAVFGAFEAYLQRAIHLTWVLPMVFVVYPMFENKKSAQPQTAVPWYDWCFAVVSAVPGIYIMLNYNMIVERMIGVDEITAIQLILGTIVVLALIEATRRAVGLPIILVSLAFMGYCMYYMMTDIATQSGTLGNFSLANFCDWFSGAFKLLIEEMYLTDEGIYSSSLGVSATLVMIFLIFGGFLENSGVGEYFMEFAQAFTGTQAGGPAKIAVVSSCLFGSISGSAVANVYGTGTFTIPLMKRIGYKPYFAGAVEAVASSGGQIMPPVMGAGAFVMASFLNVPFSRIVVAAILPALLYYAAVLVMVHLTAKRDGLRGLPPEELPEKKSVLKRAYMMSPIILLVYLLLDGYTPMYAAIAGIVLAWGVSLPNPKRRMGPKGILRAIHDGAKGIPVVCTACASAGFVLGAIALSGIGPKIVSAVLSVSHGIPVLTLLLIAVVCLILGMGLPTTSAYILAASLSVPALGQLHFNSIAAHMFVFYYAIISNITPPVALAAYAAASIAEDSPNKTGWAACRLGFLAFVIPFAFCYDGGLLLQLDWTHNVISIISGVTLVFGIGFSFTGYCGGKIPMWSRVLFAAFGIASMWKSSAISLGGTAAIIALYIFCRKILNAKNASVSM, from the coding sequence ATGACAAAAAGGAAACTCGATGGAATCGTTGCGAAAGGTCTGTGGCTTTACGTACTGACCATGGGGATCTTTCACCTTTATACCGCGGTTTTCGGAGCCTTCGAAGCGTACCTTCAAAGAGCGATTCACCTCACATGGGTCCTGCCGATGGTCTTCGTCGTCTATCCCATGTTCGAAAACAAAAAATCGGCGCAGCCCCAGACGGCCGTGCCGTGGTACGACTGGTGTTTCGCTGTTGTTTCCGCTGTGCCCGGCATCTATATCATGCTCAACTACAACATGATCGTCGAGCGCATGATCGGCGTCGACGAGATTACGGCAATCCAGCTGATTCTCGGCACGATCGTCGTCCTCGCTTTGATTGAGGCGACTCGCCGCGCCGTGGGGCTTCCCATCATTCTCGTCTCGCTCGCTTTTATGGGCTACTGCATGTATTACATGATGACCGACATCGCCACGCAGAGCGGGACGCTGGGCAACTTCTCTCTCGCCAATTTCTGCGACTGGTTCTCGGGCGCTTTCAAACTTTTGATCGAGGAAATGTACCTGACCGACGAGGGCATTTACTCGTCTTCGCTGGGCGTTTCGGCGACGCTGGTCATGATCTTCCTGATCTTCGGCGGCTTTCTCGAGAACAGCGGCGTCGGCGAGTATTTCATGGAATTCGCTCAGGCCTTCACGGGAACTCAGGCCGGCGGTCCCGCCAAAATCGCGGTCGTCAGTTCCTGTCTTTTCGGCTCGATCTCCGGTTCCGCCGTCGCCAATGTGTACGGCACGGGAACGTTCACGATTCCCCTCATGAAGCGCATCGGCTACAAGCCCTATTTTGCGGGCGCGGTCGAAGCCGTGGCAAGTTCCGGCGGTCAGATCATGCCGCCGGTTATGGGAGCCGGAGCTTTCGTGATGGCTTCGTTCCTCAACGTTCCCTTCAGCCGGATCGTCGTCGCCGCGATTCTTCCGGCGCTGCTCTACTACGCCGCCGTCCTCGTCATGGTCCACTTGACCGCCAAGCGCGACGGGCTCAGGGGGCTGCCGCCCGAAGAGCTGCCCGAGAAAAAGAGCGTGCTGAAACGCGCCTACATGATGTCGCCCATAATTCTTCTCGTCTATCTGCTCCTCGACGGCTACACGCCCATGTATGCCGCCATCGCCGGCATCGTCTTGGCCTGGGGCGTTTCGCTGCCCAATCCCAAGCGCCGCATGGGGCCAAAGGGCATCCTGCGCGCCATTCACGACGGCGCCAAAGGAATCCCCGTGGTCTGCACCGCCTGCGCTTCGGCCGGCTTCGTTCTCGGAGCCATAGCTCTTTCCGGCATCGGCCCGAAAATCGTCAGTGCGGTCCTTTCGGTGTCCCACGGCATTCCCGTGCTCACGCTGCTGCTGATCGCCGTGGTCTGTCTGATCCTCGGCATGGGGCTGCCGACGACGAGCGCCTACATTCTCGCGGCGTCATTGAGCGTTCCGGCGCTCGGTCAGCTTCACTTCAACAGCATCGCCGCCCACATGTTCGTGTTCTATTATGCGATCATCTCCAACATCACGCCTCCCGTCGCCCTTGCCGCGTACGCCGCGGCGTCCATCGCCGAGGATTCGCCCAACAAGACGGGATGGGCCGCCTGCCGGCTGGGATTTTTGGCCTTCGTCATTCCCTTTGCGTTCTGTTACGACGGCGGTCTGCTGCTCCAACTCGACTGGACGCACAACGTCATTTCCATCATCAGCGGCGTGACGTTGGTGTTCGGCATCGGCTTCAGTTTCACCGGCTACTGCGGCGGCAAGATTCCGATGTGGAGCCGCGTTCTTTTTGCCGCCTTCGGGATCGCTTCCATGTGGAAGAGTTCCGCGATCTCTCTGGGCGGGACGGCGGCGATCATCGCGCTTTATATTTTCTGCCGGAAGATTCTCAACGCCAAAAACGCATCCGTCTCGATGTAA
- a CDS encoding Tex family protein — protein sequence MADYTGRIAQELKLPVGGVCAVAELLAEGCTVPFIARYRKEKTGSLDEVAITAIRDGLARIEELEKRREAILGSLSERGILTEELKKTIDAAATMTALEDAYLPFRPKRRTRALIAREAGLQPLADALLEQKGRAPQELAADYVNEEKGVADAEAALAGARDIIAENVSENPAVRQDMRVIFVRFGVCVSSVVEKKKEEPEAATYADYFDWKEPLLRVPSHRLLAVMRGEKEGYLSFSVRPEEKLALEKLYARYVTGSGEDSKQVEAAVTDGYRRLLAPSMETEARSTLKKRADADAIAIFARNLRELLMASPFGARPIMAIDPGIRTGCKVVCLDSKGDLLHHTVIFIQRSDAQYAQAGETIRALAAHFKPDAVAVGNGTASRETEEFLRGLDLDIPIIVVSESGASVYSASELARKEFPDQDVTVRGAVSIGRRLMDPLAELVKIDPKSIGVGQYQHDVDQKQLKNALDDTVVSCVNAVGVDLNTASAKLLSYVSGLTPLLAENVVKFRENEGAFKRRQDVLKVPRLGPKAYQQAAGFLRIRDAENPLDASAVHPENYGIVDAIAADQNCSVAELIAAKDLRGKIDLNRYVTDEVGLPTLEDILSELEKPGRDPRSALEIFSFDPNVRELTDLEPGMKLPGIVSNVTAFGAFVNIGVHQDGLVHVSQMGRYVKDISTVLHPGMAVEVYVIDVDVKRRRISLRMELGKRAAREKSAVK from the coding sequence ATGGCCGATTATACAGGGCGTATCGCCCAGGAATTGAAACTTCCCGTCGGCGGCGTCTGCGCCGTCGCCGAACTTCTTGCGGAAGGATGCACAGTCCCTTTCATCGCCCGCTATCGCAAAGAAAAAACCGGTTCCCTCGATGAAGTCGCGATCACCGCGATCCGCGACGGGCTGGCCCGAATCGAAGAACTCGAAAAGCGGCGCGAGGCGATTCTGGGATCGCTGAGCGAGCGCGGCATCCTTACGGAAGAGCTGAAAAAGACGATCGACGCCGCTGCGACGATGACCGCTCTGGAAGACGCCTATCTCCCCTTCCGTCCCAAGCGCCGGACGCGCGCCCTGATCGCCCGTGAAGCGGGACTCCAGCCGCTGGCTGACGCCCTGCTGGAACAAAAGGGGCGCGCCCCGCAGGAACTGGCCGCAGACTATGTGAACGAGGAAAAAGGCGTCGCCGACGCCGAAGCCGCGCTGGCCGGCGCGCGCGACATCATCGCCGAGAACGTCAGCGAAAATCCGGCAGTCCGCCAGGACATGCGCGTGATTTTTGTCCGCTTCGGCGTCTGCGTTTCCTCGGTCGTCGAAAAAAAGAAAGAGGAACCGGAAGCGGCGACGTACGCCGATTATTTCGACTGGAAAGAGCCGCTCCTGCGCGTCCCTTCCCATCGTCTGCTGGCGGTGATGCGCGGGGAAAAGGAGGGCTATCTCTCCTTCTCGGTCCGCCCCGAAGAAAAACTGGCGCTGGAAAAGCTTTACGCGCGTTACGTCACGGGAAGCGGCGAAGATTCCAAGCAAGTCGAAGCGGCCGTCACCGACGGCTATCGCCGCCTGCTGGCGCCTTCCATGGAAACGGAAGCCCGCAGCACTCTGAAAAAGCGCGCCGACGCCGACGCCATCGCCATTTTCGCCCGCAATCTCCGCGAGTTGCTGATGGCTTCGCCTTTCGGCGCCCGCCCCATCATGGCCATCGATCCGGGGATCAGGACCGGGTGCAAAGTCGTCTGCCTCGATTCGAAAGGCGATCTGCTGCACCACACGGTCATTTTCATCCAGCGCTCCGACGCCCAGTACGCCCAGGCCGGCGAAACCATCCGCGCGCTGGCCGCGCACTTCAAGCCCGATGCGGTCGCCGTCGGCAACGGCACGGCCAGCCGGGAAACGGAAGAGTTCCTGCGCGGCCTTGATCTGGACATCCCCATTATCGTCGTCAGCGAAAGCGGCGCTTCCGTCTATTCGGCTTCGGAACTGGCCCGCAAGGAATTCCCCGATCAGGACGTGACGGTCCGCGGCGCCGTTTCGATCGGGCGGCGTCTCATGGACCCGCTGGCGGAGCTCGTGAAGATCGATCCCAAGTCGATCGGCGTCGGGCAGTATCAACACGACGTCGATCAAAAGCAACTCAAAAACGCCCTGGACGACACCGTCGTCTCGTGCGTCAACGCCGTCGGCGTCGATCTGAACACCGCCAGCGCCAAACTGCTGTCCTACGTTTCCGGCCTGACGCCGTTGCTGGCAGAGAACGTCGTGAAATTCCGCGAAAACGAGGGAGCTTTCAAGCGGCGTCAGGACGTGCTGAAAGTTCCCCGTCTGGGCCCCAAAGCCTACCAGCAGGCCGCCGGCTTTTTGCGCATCCGCGACGCCGAGAATCCACTCGACGCCAGCGCCGTCCATCCCGAGAATTACGGCATCGTCGACGCCATCGCCGCGGATCAGAACTGCTCCGTCGCCGAGCTGATCGCCGCCAAAGACCTGCGCGGCAAGATCGACTTGAATCGCTACGTCACCGACGAGGTCGGCCTGCCGACGCTCGAGGACATTCTCTCCGAACTGGAAAAGCCCGGGCGCGACCCCCGCAGCGCGTTGGAAATCTTTTCCTTCGACCCCAACGTGCGCGAACTGACTGACCTCGAACCGGGCATGAAACTGCCGGGCATCGTCTCCAACGTCACGGCTTTCGGCGCGTTCGTCAACATCGGCGTGCATCAGGACGGGCTCGTCCACGTCAGCCAGATGGGGCGCTACGTGAAGGACATTTCCACCGTGCTTCATCCCGGCATGGCGGTGGAGGTCTACGTCATCGACGTGGACGTCAAGCGGCGCAGGATTTCCCTGCGCATGGAACTCGGCAAAAGAGCCGCCCGCGAAAAGAGCGCGGTCAAATAA
- a CDS encoding HAD family hydrolase, translating into MRRGIVFDFDLTLVDSAGGICANLNALAAEKKLRRLQLAEVRRTIGWALADAMRSFWGDGPIEEEWLPRYRSFFEERNYAGVVPFPETVPALRKLRLRGARLGIATNRLTPLGIVRAAGLDTLCPIIVGIDGFSPKPDPAIVLEALRQMGLKADEGVYVGDTDIDMKTAVNAGVAGVGVTTGNHDATALKESGASHVIENLSELPELWEEIK; encoded by the coding sequence TTGCGGCGAGGCATCGTATTTGATTTCGATCTGACGCTGGTCGACAGCGCCGGGGGAATCTGCGCAAACTTAAACGCTCTGGCCGCAGAGAAAAAACTGCGGCGCCTGCAGCTTGCCGAAGTGCGCCGGACGATCGGCTGGGCGCTGGCCGACGCGATGCGGTCTTTCTGGGGAGACGGCCCCATAGAAGAGGAATGGCTGCCGCGCTACCGTTCGTTTTTTGAGGAACGGAATTATGCCGGCGTCGTGCCTTTTCCGGAAACCGTGCCGGCTCTCAGGAAATTGCGCTTGCGCGGAGCGCGGCTGGGGATCGCCACAAACCGTCTCACCCCGCTGGGAATCGTGCGGGCGGCGGGGCTGGATACGCTCTGTCCGATCATCGTCGGGATCGATGGATTCAGTCCCAAACCGGATCCGGCGATCGTTCTGGAGGCGCTGCGGCAAATGGGGCTGAAAGCCGACGAAGGCGTTTACGTCGGCGATACGGATATCGACATGAAAACGGCGGTCAACGCCGGAGTCGCCGGCGTCGGCGTGACGACCGGCAATCATGATGCGACGGCGCTGAAGGAAAGCGGCGCTTCGCATGTCATCGAGAATCTCAGCGAATTGCCGGAGCTGTGGGAGGAAATAAAATGA